One Tripterygium wilfordii isolate XIE 37 chromosome 10, ASM1340144v1, whole genome shotgun sequence DNA segment encodes these proteins:
- the LOC120007711 gene encoding uncharacterized protein LOC120007711, which yields MNPSTIKFLCSYGGKILPRYPDGKLRYLGGETRVLAVDRFISFSELLLKLGELCGTSVSLRCQLPTEDLDALVSITSDEDLANLIEEYDRASPPPSSLKIRAFLSLPKKISPPPSSASSSSSSSKSSMYCSGSISRSSMPATDRCHHQIRKPVGLPAKSAGKRPHYAYYAHGNPSQTYLN from the exons ATGAATCCCTCAACCATCAAGTTCCTCTGCAGCTACGGCGGCAAGATCCTCCCGCGTTATCCTGACGGCAAACTCCGTTATCTTGGCGGCGAAACTCGTGTCCTCGCCGTTGATCGCTTCATCTCTTTCTCTG AGCTATTGTTGAAGCTCGGCGAGTTGTGTGGCACATCAGTGAGTCTGCGGTGTCAGTTGCCGACGGAGGATCTAGACGCTCTGGTGTCGATTACCTCTGATGAGGATCTCGCAAATCTCATCGAGGAATATGATCGAGCATCGCCACCGCCTTCTTCTCTAAAGATCAGGGCCTTCCTTTCACTGCCTAAAAAAATCTCTCCTCCTCCATCATCGGcttcatcctcctcctcctcctccaagtCATCTATGTATTGTAGTGGTTCAATTTCAAGATCGTCGATGCCGGCGACTGATCGGTGCCATCACCAGATCCGGAAGCCTGTAGGGCTTCCAGCGAAATCTGCTGGGAAGAGGCCTCACTATGCGTACTATGCTCATGGAAACCCTAGCCAAACCTACCTAAATTGA
- the LOC120006991 gene encoding BTB/POZ domain-containing protein At1g67900-like isoform X2: protein MTEDVEKGNLIYKIEVFFNSCILQGWKDSIVTLQSTRAFPLLSEDLGITSRCIESIASKVSTHPSKVSLSHSHSRRVRDDVSCNGAESQRLNQAIKGWWAEDIAELGIELYWRTMIAIKSSGRVPSKLIGDALKIYASRWLPNISPRDGNVYKQEGCDSDADTTSGINSKHRLLLESMVSLLPVEKGAVSCSFLLKLLKASNILNASSSSKMELARRVGLQLEEARASDLLIPSLSKKKDTLYDVDIVLTILEVFMLQGQSPPTSPPRSKLGFERRRSRSAENIDFELQGSRRSSSASHSSKLKVAKLVDGYLQEIARDVNLPLSKFIAVSESIPEFSRLDHDDLYRAIDIYLKAHPDLNKSERKRLCRILDCKKLSMDSCMHAAQNELLPLRVVVQVLFFEQARATMNGGKMTELPSNIKALLAANGIDPSRPTAPLSTTTSIPADDQWSVSGLKSPKSTLRMKLTKDDDLDINGMNPDGIGRSSKFKAFCAIPTRPKRMFSKLMSTNRTPSEKK, encoded by the exons ATGACTGAGGATGTTGAGAAGGGGAACTTGATATACAAAATTGAAGTCTTCTTCAACTCCTGCATACTTCAAGGATGGAAGGATTCTATTGTCACACTACAAAGTACAAGGGCCTTTCCATTGTTGTCCGAGGACCTTGGAATCACTAGCAGATGCATTGAATCAATTGCCTCAAAAGTCTCTACGCACCCATCAAAGGTGAGTTTGTCTCATAGTCATTCGAGAAGGGTTAGGGACGATGTTTCATGTAACGGGGCGGAGAGCCAGAGACTTAACCAAGCAATCAAAGGTTGGTGGGCTGAGGATATTGCAGAATTGGGGATAGAACTTTATTGGAGAACCATGATAGCTATTAAATCTAGTGGAAGAGTACCCTCCAAACTTATCGGCGACGCATTGAAAATCTATGCATCTAGATGGCTACCCAACATATCACCTAGAGATGGGAATGTTTATAAGCAAGAAGGGTGTGATTCTGATGCAGATACAACGTCAGGGATAAACTCAAAGCATAGGCTGCTATTGGAATCAATGGTAAGCTTATTACCGGTAGAAAAAGGCGCTGTTTCTTGCAGTTTCCTTCTTAAACTCTTAAAGGCATCAAATATTCTTAatgcttcttcttcatcaaagaTGGAATTAGCAAGAAGGGTTGGACTTCAATTAGAGGAAGCAAGAGCCAGTGATCTATTAATACCTtcactatcaaaaaaaaaagacaccttATATGATGTAGATATAGTTTTGACAATATTGGAGGTGTTCATGTTACAAGGGCAAAGTCCACCTACTAGCCCTCCAAGATCCAAGCTTGGGTTTGAGAGGAGAAGGTCAAGGTCTGCAGAGAATATTGATTTTGAGCTCCAAGGGAGTAGGAGGTCGTCTTCAGCATCTCATAGCTCAAAATTGAAGGTGGCAAAGCTTGTGGATGGATATCTTCAGGAGATTGCAAGGGACGTAAATTTGCCTCTATCGAAGTTTATTGCAGTTTCAGAATCCATCCCTGAATTCTCAAGGCTTGACCATGACGATCTCTACCGAGCCATTGACATCTATCTCAAG GCACATCCAGATTTAAACAAGAGTGAAAGAAAAAGGTTGTGTCGAATCTTGGACTGCAAAAAACTTTCTATGGATTCCTGCATGCACGCTGCACAAAACGAGTTACTCCCGCTAAGGGTAGTAGTACAAGTTCTTTTCTTTGAGCAAGCTAGAGCCACCATGAATGGTGGCAAAATGACTGAACTGCCAAGTAACATCAAGGCACTTCTGGCCGCTAACGGTATTGACCCTTCAAGGCCTACAGCACCATTAAGCACTACTACTTCCATTCCAGCAGATGATCAATGGAGTGTCTCAGGCCTTAAATCACCTAAGTCAACTTTAAGGATGAAGCTGACCAAAGACGATGATTTGGACATAAATGGCATGAACCCGGATGGAATTGGACGATCTTCCAAGTTTAAGGCTTTCTGTGCCATTCCAACGCGACCCAAAAGAATGTTCAGTAAGTTAATGTCTACGAATAGAACTCCTAGTGAGAAAAAATGA
- the LOC120006991 gene encoding BTB/POZ domain-containing protein At1g67900-like isoform X1, with protein MKFMKLGSRPDTFYTSEAVRSVSSEVSSDLIIQVKGSRYLLHKFPLLSKCLRLQRLFSESTESSSHQLIQLPDFPGGVESFELCAKFCYGITITLSAYNIVPARCAAEYLQMTEDVEKGNLIYKIEVFFNSCILQGWKDSIVTLQSTRAFPLLSEDLGITSRCIESIASKVSTHPSKVSLSHSHSRRVRDDVSCNGAESQRLNQAIKGWWAEDIAELGIELYWRTMIAIKSSGRVPSKLIGDALKIYASRWLPNISPRDGNVYKQEGCDSDADTTSGINSKHRLLLESMVSLLPVEKGAVSCSFLLKLLKASNILNASSSSKMELARRVGLQLEEARASDLLIPSLSKKKDTLYDVDIVLTILEVFMLQGQSPPTSPPRSKLGFERRRSRSAENIDFELQGSRRSSSASHSSKLKVAKLVDGYLQEIARDVNLPLSKFIAVSESIPEFSRLDHDDLYRAIDIYLKAHPDLNKSERKRLCRILDCKKLSMDSCMHAAQNELLPLRVVVQVLFFEQARATMNGGKMTELPSNIKALLAANGIDPSRPTAPLSTTTSIPADDQWSVSGLKSPKSTLRMKLTKDDDLDINGMNPDGIGRSSKFKAFCAIPTRPKRMFSKLMSTNRTPSEKK; from the exons ATGAAGTTTATGAAACTTGGATCTCGGCCAGACACTTTTTATACTAGTGAGGctgtaag GTCTGTTTCCTCTGAAGTTTCCAGTGACCTCATAATTCAGGTGAAAGGAAGTAGATATTTGCTTCACAAG ttCCCTCTGTTGTCTAAGTGTTTGCGTCTGCAAAGGCTATTCTCTGAATCAACTGAATCTTCTAGCCACCAATTAATCCAACTCCCTGATTTTCCTGGTGGAGTTGAGTCATTTGAACTCTGTGCGAAGTTCTGTTATGGTATCACAATCACTCTCAGTGCCTACAACATTGTACCGGCACGATGTGCTGCCGAGTACTTGCAGATGACTGAGGATGTTGAGAAGGGGAACTTGATATACAAAATTGAAGTCTTCTTCAACTCCTGCATACTTCAAGGATGGAAGGATTCTATTGTCACACTACAAAGTACAAGGGCCTTTCCATTGTTGTCCGAGGACCTTGGAATCACTAGCAGATGCATTGAATCAATTGCCTCAAAAGTCTCTACGCACCCATCAAAGGTGAGTTTGTCTCATAGTCATTCGAGAAGGGTTAGGGACGATGTTTCATGTAACGGGGCGGAGAGCCAGAGACTTAACCAAGCAATCAAAGGTTGGTGGGCTGAGGATATTGCAGAATTGGGGATAGAACTTTATTGGAGAACCATGATAGCTATTAAATCTAGTGGAAGAGTACCCTCCAAACTTATCGGCGACGCATTGAAAATCTATGCATCTAGATGGCTACCCAACATATCACCTAGAGATGGGAATGTTTATAAGCAAGAAGGGTGTGATTCTGATGCAGATACAACGTCAGGGATAAACTCAAAGCATAGGCTGCTATTGGAATCAATGGTAAGCTTATTACCGGTAGAAAAAGGCGCTGTTTCTTGCAGTTTCCTTCTTAAACTCTTAAAGGCATCAAATATTCTTAatgcttcttcttcatcaaagaTGGAATTAGCAAGAAGGGTTGGACTTCAATTAGAGGAAGCAAGAGCCAGTGATCTATTAATACCTtcactatcaaaaaaaaaagacaccttATATGATGTAGATATAGTTTTGACAATATTGGAGGTGTTCATGTTACAAGGGCAAAGTCCACCTACTAGCCCTCCAAGATCCAAGCTTGGGTTTGAGAGGAGAAGGTCAAGGTCTGCAGAGAATATTGATTTTGAGCTCCAAGGGAGTAGGAGGTCGTCTTCAGCATCTCATAGCTCAAAATTGAAGGTGGCAAAGCTTGTGGATGGATATCTTCAGGAGATTGCAAGGGACGTAAATTTGCCTCTATCGAAGTTTATTGCAGTTTCAGAATCCATCCCTGAATTCTCAAGGCTTGACCATGACGATCTCTACCGAGCCATTGACATCTATCTCAAG GCACATCCAGATTTAAACAAGAGTGAAAGAAAAAGGTTGTGTCGAATCTTGGACTGCAAAAAACTTTCTATGGATTCCTGCATGCACGCTGCACAAAACGAGTTACTCCCGCTAAGGGTAGTAGTACAAGTTCTTTTCTTTGAGCAAGCTAGAGCCACCATGAATGGTGGCAAAATGACTGAACTGCCAAGTAACATCAAGGCACTTCTGGCCGCTAACGGTATTGACCCTTCAAGGCCTACAGCACCATTAAGCACTACTACTTCCATTCCAGCAGATGATCAATGGAGTGTCTCAGGCCTTAAATCACCTAAGTCAACTTTAAGGATGAAGCTGACCAAAGACGATGATTTGGACATAAATGGCATGAACCCGGATGGAATTGGACGATCTTCCAAGTTTAAGGCTTTCTGTGCCATTCCAACGCGACCCAAAAGAATGTTCAGTAAGTTAATGTCTACGAATAGAACTCCTAGTGAGAAAAAATGA